The DNA segment ATTAACGACCGCCACATTCTCGACGAGGTGGTTGAAAAATCCCTGCGCGGCGCGGCGTTGTGGGACGAGGTGAAAAACCGGTTGAACGACAATGCGTTGGGTATGTCCGGCGGCCAGCAGCAGCGGCTGGTGATTGCCCGTGCCATTGCGATCGAGCCGGAAGTGATCCTGCTCGACGAGCCGGCATCGGCGCTGGATCCCATATCTACTCTGAAGATCGAAGAACTGATCAACGAATTGAAAGAAAAATACACGATCGTTATCGTCACCCATAACATGCAACAGGCGGCACGGGTGTCTGACTACACCGCCTTCATGTACATGGGCGAATTGATCGAATTTGGTGAAACCAGCGAGTTGTTTACCAACCCGGCAAAAAAACAAACTGAAGATTACATTACCGGCAGGTACGGTTAGGAGGTAAACAATGGATAGCAGCAAAATCAAACAACACATCTCCCGCCAATTCAATGAGGAGATGGAGGACATCCGCAACAAAGTCCTGTCGATGGGCGGATTGGTCGAGCAACAAGTGGACTTGGCGACCAAGGCCTTCATGGGTTATGACATGGAGAATGCCGAAAAAGTGGTACAGCAGGACCAACAAGTCAACGATATGGAAAAAGACATCGACCACGAATGCACCGAAATCATGGCCAAGCGTCAGCCGGCTGCCTTCGATTTGCGGATGTTGATCGCGACGATCAAGATCATCACCGATCTGGAACGGATTGGCGACGAAGCGGCACGGATCGCCAAAATGACGATGCGTCTGGAAGGGGCTGACTATTACCAGGACAAATACTACGAAATCGAGCATTTGCTGAATCTGGTCAAAGAAATGTTGAACGGCGCGCTGGACGCCTACGCCCGCAACGACGTCGAAGAAGTGATTGCGATTACCGAGCAGGACGCCAAGGTGGACCGCGAATACACCAGTATCACCCGCCAGTTGATCACGCAAATGATGGAAAATCCGCGCAATATCACCCGCGCCTTGGATATGTTGTGGGCTGCCCGGGCGCTGGAACGCATCGGCGATCACGCTTGCAACGTCTGCGAACAGGTGATCTACATGGTCAAAGGCAAGGATGTGCGGCATATGAGCCGGGAAGAACTGGAGCGGACCGTCAACGCCGTACGTTGATTTTCGCCGGACCTATCGGGCGATCGTGCCGCCCGATAGGGTTAAGCACTGAGGATTGACCACAGCTATTGGTTAATGCCCCGGTTCCCCAGTCCCGAACTCAGCCGCGCGGTTTAGTACCAGCGTAAATTTGCTGCCTTGACCCAGTCGGCTTTCCACTTCCAATTCCCCACCCATCAATTCTGCCATGTGCTTGGTCAGTAACAGGCCGATGCCGGTACCTTCGATCAAATCCTGGTCGTGGTGGAAGCGGCTGAACGGTTGAAACAGCAGGTCGAATTGCTCAGGGGCAATGCCTGCTCCGCTGTCTGCCACCCAAATCCGCAGCCGCTGCTTTTCAAGTTCCATACCTAATGTAATGTGGCCCTGCGGCCGATTGTATTTCACTGCGTTCGAGAGCAGGTTCAACAAACATTGTTTCAAGCGCACCCGGTCGGCCGCAGCCAAAATCTCCTGGCCAGGGACTCGACTGGTAATTTGAATTCCGCGCGCTTCGGCTTGCCGGCGAATTAATTCCAAACATTCGGCGACCAAAGGCCGGCAGGCGACGCTGGCAATATTCAGCGTCAATTTGCCGCTCTCGACCGCGGCCAAATCCAGCAATTCGCTGACCAAGTCCAGCAGATGTAGCCCGGCATCAAGGATGTGGCGAGTGGAATCCTGCTGTTCGGCGTTCAACGGGTGTTCGGAATCGCCAGCCAACAGCTGGCTAAAGCCGATTACAGCATTCAATGGGGTGCGAAATTCGTGGCTCATCCGCGAGAGGAATTCGGTTTTGGCGCGGCTGGCTCGTTCCGCCTCCCACTTTGCCTGGGATAGGTTGACGATTAGCGCGTTTTTGTTGTGTTCCTGCCGTTCCAGTTTGTCTAGCATCGAGTTAAAGGTCTTGATCAAAACCCCGGTTTCGTCCTTACTCTCCACCTGCAGACGGGCATCGAACGTGTTGTCGCGGCTGATCTGTTCGATGTTGGCGGTCAATTGCAGCAAGGGCCGGCTGATTTTCGCGCCCAGCCAGCGGGCTTGAAGCACCGCGATTAAGATCGCCAATGCCATGGCCCCCAATGCTTCTAACACGGTATAGCGGAAACTTTGTTGCAATGCCGCAAGCGACAGATGCAGCGCGACGAAGCCGATCCGGCGCTGGTCGACCCTGACCGGAACGACCAATTCCAGCGTGTCGCTACTGAAAGCGTGGTCTTTGCCTTGTTGCAGGTATTGGTCAAATTGACGGCGGAATTGGTCCTGTAATCCGGAATCCGCTTGCTGCCGGCCTGCTGCGGCCTTGTTATGGTAGACGGCGAACAATTGGCGATCCTCGGTAAACAGGTATGCGTCCAGAACGTCGGTTTTCTCTTTCAGTGCCGACAGAATTTCCTCGGCCGTGTTCGGATCACGGTAGACGATCGCTGCCGACACATTGCTGGCGAGCATTTTCGACAGTACCCGGCTTTGTTCCAACAGCTTCAATTTCTGGTGGCGGTAATCGGTACTCAAAAACAACAACAGCGTAAGTAATGCCGTCAATAAGGCCGTGAACGCGGCGATCGCGAAGATTTTGCGGCGGATGGAGCCGGAGGAGAACAAGGCGCCGATTGCCATGATTATTCGGCAATCCGGGAACTGCGCAACAGCTTGGAACTGACCGAGAGCCTGGCGCGCGAAACGTTTTGCAAATGAATGACCGGTTGAATCCTCCGGTCTTCTGTCGTCAGGCGCACCATGCCGCCGCGTTGGTCGAAGTCGGGAATATCGCTCACGGTCAAAACCGGAAATGCGTGGATATAGTCCAGCGTGGTCGCCAGAACCCGTTCCTGTTGCACCGGAATAAACACGATATGGCATTCGTGCAACTGTTCGGGTAACGGATCGATCAGTAGCCGGATCGGCCGGTCATGTACTTTTTCGCCATCGATTAATCGCGACAGAATTGCGGTAACCGGGGTGTTGGCATAGCTGCAAAACAAAAATTCGGGGGCGGCCGGCTCCGGCCAGGTAATGAAGTAGGCAAAGTTATAAAGATATGCGGCCTTCAATTCGGTTTCGTTGAATTGCTGAGCCGGACTCGGCGTAGAAAACGTGCAGACGATTGCGCTCAAAATCAGCAATGCAATCCGCCGCATGAATGCGGTCACGGGATGGCTCGGCAATATAAGGCGATTTGATGGCAGTCGCATTCAGAAGCGCAATGTGGCTTTGAGATAATAATTGCGTTCCATTTCGCTGCTCAGCACCGGGTTATCCTGCGGCGGAATGAACTCCAGATGGCGATTGTCCAGCAGATTCTGGACGCCGGCGGCGAGTTCCAGATGCAGGCTGGGTTGCCAGCCCAGCCGCAAATCCAACCTATGATAGGCAGAAACGCCGTTGGCGAGTCTATCCGTATAGTACCAGTGACTGTCGAATTCCAACTGGTTGGGCAAATTGATGTAAGCGCTCAGATTGAAGCGCTGGCGTGGGCTGTTGCCTTCGGCGATGGCGGCAGCGCTATCCAAGCTTTGCGGATCTTTGTGGATAGCCATACCGAACAAGCTATAACTGCCTTGCAGGCGCCAAAACTCGGAGGCGCGCCAATTCAGCGCGGTTTCCCAGCCGTAGGTTTCGCCTTGGGCCATATTCGCGATTTGGTATGGGATTAATACGCCGCCTACGCCAATGATCGGAGTTTGAGGCTCGGTTGTGCTCAGGCGGGCGTAATCGCAGTAGAACAGTGTCGTGTCCAGATTGAACGAACGGTTGGGGAAGAAGCGGTAACCCAGTTCGTAACTGAGCGCCGTTTCGGACTTGAAGCTGTCGCCGCCACGGATGTTGGTTGTCACGCCGGGGGCGAAGTTGTAAAGCAAGTTCAGGTCGTGCTCGACCCGAGACGGTACTCTTACCGCCCGGGAAACCGCCGCCCAAACGCTATGTTGCTGATCCGGACTCCATAATAGCCGTGCAGTCGGTTGCAGTTCGAAGCCGGTAAAGTCGTTATGCTCGAGTTTGCCGCCGTAAATCAGCCGCCAAGCGTCGCCGAACGGCCGCCACTCGTCTTGGGCGAAGAGGTTGAACAGGTGTAAGTCGCGCCGGGCTTGATCGAATGTTAACAGTGCCAGTTTTTGCGTGAGTTGATCGCTGTTGAATCGGTAGCCGGCTCCCCAGGTCGTAGCATGGCTACGCCAATGGAAGCTGTGTTGCACATCGAAATCGAAGGTGTCGCGGCGGTGATCCAGACGCATTTGTTGGCGGGTGGCGTGATCGAAATAACTGCGGATCTGTACGCGGTTACCGTTGGCCAAGGTGCGTTGCCAGCGTAGCAGCAGATTGCCGCCCTGCTTTTGCATCCGGTCGGGCATTGCGGCGTCGGCGCCAGTTAAGGTTTGTTGCATGGTGCCGTTGAAATAGTCGCCCTGCAACGTCAGGGTTTCCTGAGCATTCGGGGTCCAGTCGCTTCTAAAGCCGGCGCGGCCCAGATCCAAGTTGTCGGAAGCTTTGCTGCCGTCGCTGAAATGAAAGTCGTCCCGGTGGTTGTATTTGCCGTAAACCCGATAATGCAGATCCGGGTTGAGTTGGCCGCCGTAACGCAATGTGCCGAACCCCGGCTCTTCGTGCGAGGCGCCGGCAGATACCAGTGTTCCCTGCGATTCCTGCGCAGTACGGGTCACGATGTTGATCACGCCGTTAACGGCATTCGACCCCCACATCGTTGCGCCGGGGCCGCGAATCACTTCGATGCGATCTATGTCCTCTAAAGGATAATCCTGTTCGTTCCAATACACACCGGAATTGAATGGATCGTAAACGGTGCGGCCGTCGACCATGACCAGTAATTTGTTGGCGAAAGCCCCATTGAAACCGCGGCTGGTAATGGCCCACTGGTTGGCGTCGACCCGCGCCACTTCCAGGCCGGGAACTTTGCGCAGAATTTCAGGAATCGATTGCATACCGGAGCGCCGGATTTCCTCGTTACTGATTACGTAGGCTGCAGCGGCGGCCTCTTGCAGCGTTTGCTGGCTCTTGGCTGCCAGCGAAACCGTGGTGGCAGTCAACTCCTGCAGCGATAAGGTTTTCAGCCGGTCCAGCGACTCGTCGCCGGCGTGTACCTGCCGGGTTTGGCTAAAGGCGGCACATAGCAATAGAATCGAGCGTATGTCCCCAATCATCTTCGCGCAATTCGCCATAGCCGGTAAATTCGATTAAAAGCCCAAACGCATTTTAGACGGCGACGTTCAAAGCGCAACCGTGGTGCCTGACGGTTTCGCAACGGCCGTTGCCAAATTCGAGGCCTTAGCATAAGCGTTTGCCGGGACTAACTCCGACTAAGCGCAGCGCCGGCCGGGCCAAACCGCGAAACGCTTAAGCTGGGGAGGCTGAACCCGTTATTTGGCAGCGTTTGCTAGGAACTGGGCAATCCGGGTGTTATAAAAACCCGGCAACCTGGCACATGGCGGACTGATCGATTTCGCTAGATTGGCGGAATCTAGCGGCTTGGATGTTCCGGCGCCAAGCCCGGACAGCTATTTTACGGCCCGGATCAGTTTGATCATGTCGCTGCTGGCCGGGTCGATGTAAACGTTCCGAAACGGGCAGGCTTGCACGTTTTTCAGCGTTTCCCGGTTGATATTGGCGCCCAGGGTTCTGACGATCAGCGGATTCAGCAGATTCATCATGAACGCCATGTAGCGGTTGGAACTGAGTACGTGTTCCAGTAACAGAACCTGCCCGCCCGGTTTGCAGACCCGATACAGTTCTTTTAAGCCGCGGCGAGGTTTCGGCACTGAGCAGAATACAAAGCTGGCGATCACCGTATCGAAGCTGTTGTCAGCGTAATCCAGCGCCTGGACATCCATCTGCGTCAGATCGACGGCGATTTGCTGGCGTTGGCGTTTGCGTTGCGCTTGTTCCAGCATCTTCGGGCTGAAGTCGATGCCGGTGATTCGGGCGCCGTCCGGATAAAACCCAAAATTCTTTCCGGTGCCGACACCCACTTCCAATATGTGGTTGCCGCCGGCCTGCGACCATAGTTTTTTACGCAGGCGGCGAAACAGCAAGCCTTCGAGAATACCTTCCAGGCTGTCAAACCAAGGTGCCAGCCTGTCATAGCGCCGCTTGATCTGCTCGCTGTTCGCCGCAACCATCATTACTCCTCGATTTGTTGGATACCGTCCAGGAACCAACGGGTTTGGCTGCTGTTTTTGGGTTTGACGAAGTGCCAGACTTCGCGGACGCTTTCGGGCTGGCCGCCATTTTCGCGGATCAGGCTTTCGAACAGTACCGCGGCTTCCTGCTCGGTACCGGCTTCGCGCGCTTCAAGCAACTCCGCCTTCAACGACAATATCTCGGTTCGGTTCGACTCGCCGGACGCCTGCAATTGCTGCTGAATTTCGGCGAAGACTTTATCGGTGGTCAAGCCCCGAATCTCAGCCAGATCGCGGTTGTCCCAGGCGGCTTGCAGATAACGATAGGCTTTTTCGGCACCGTTCAGGAACGCTGCTTGGTCGAATCCTGCCGGCAAAGCGCTTGCCGGGGCTGCGGTTTGGAAGCCGTTGCCGCCGCCCGTTTTATTGTTACCGAACAACACGTCGGTATTGAAACCGGCCGGACCGTTGTTTCCGGTTTGATTTTCCCGGTAATACTGAGGCTCCCGCCGGCTATCGGCTTGGCTGAAAGCGCCGCTGGCTGCAGTCTGCTGGCCGGCCTTGGCGGCAAACAAGCGATACAACAGAAATGCGATGCCGGCGAATACCAGCATATCCATCAGGTTCAAGCCTTCAAACGCGCCGCCAAAAAACAGCGAGCCTAACAGCCCCCCCAGGGCCAAGCCGCCGAGCATACCCATCATACCGCCGCGGCCGGCCCAACTTTGGCGCGCGGCCTGGTTTTGCGCGGCTGCCTGCGTTTGGCTGGCCGAACGCGCGGTCTGGTTGCCCAAGTCGTTCGGCGTTGTAGAACGTTGGTACGGAGCGCTGTAGCTCGGACGGCTGCCAAAGGATTTGCCGCCGCCCATGCGTTTGGCTTGGGCTTCTTGGATGCCGCCCAGGGTCAAGGCCAATGCAATGAATATCGTTGCCAAAATGCCAATTTTTCTGTTCATAGCTTTTCGCCTAATGTGAGTAAATGTTTGCTTATATTCAGGGTAGAATCGCGCTTTTCAAGTAGAATAGCGTTTCGCACGGCCCGGTACAACCGCGGTTTGGCCGAACGCGCGAGTTCACAGACATTCTTAGAACGTAAATGGTTGCATATCTGCGTCAATTTCTGGTCGTGCTACTGGTGCTGCTGCAGACAGCCGCGCCGTTGGTGCATGCCCATGTCGGCGGTGACGCCGGGGACTGCGGCATCCATCTGCATGGACTGGAGAGTTTGCAGAGCGAGCCGGATCAGTGGAGCTTGCCAGACAACCGGCATGAATTGCATCAGCAAGCGGCCGTTGTCAGTGTCGGTTCCGCCATCAAACTGCAAATGATGCGCGAACGGTTGGTGCCGCTTGGATTCCTGTTGCCGTCTGTTGCCGAGCCAAAATTTTACCCGCCAGTCCGAGCACCTTTTTACCGATCTCTCATTTCGCCACCGCCCACAGCGCCCCTTCTCGCCGATAACGCTTCCCGCGCTCCCCCTGGCTGCTGAGGCGGGGCAACCAGGCGTAAACCGTCAGCCTTTGCCTGTACCGCTCGACCTGCCGCTGCGTCAATGCCGGCGACAGATTTGCCATCTATCAATTTTTTGGAGCGAGATATGACCGTATACCGTCATATTCAATATGGATTACCAGTTTTACTGTTAGCTGCCCTGCCTTGCGTAGCGCAAACCGAAGAGAGTGAAAGCCCGGCGCCACACAGTGCAATGGCGGCGGACAAGCTGATTGTCGAACATATGGACCCGATCGACACGGATCCGTCCCTTAGTCTGTCCGGCTTGGTCGAACTGACCTTGGAAAAGTATCCGGACCGCCTGATAAGCGAAGCGTTGACCCAAGAAGCGGATGCTTTGACCGAGCGCAGCGACTCCTGGGTGGCGGGGTCGACGGCGCTGGCTCTGGACTACTTCGACGACCGGGTTGCGGCTGACCGCGGCGCGCGCGAGATGTCGGCCAAAGTCGAAGTCACTACCTGGAGTTGGGGTCAACGCGACGCCGGCCAAGCCGTGGCCGAGCGGGCCGGTTTATCGGCGCAAAAGCAGTCGGCGGCGGTTAAATTGGAGGTGACGCGACTGGTGCGGGAAGCATTGTGGAATATGGAGGTCGCCAACATCGGCTTGCAACAGGCGCAGAACGCTTTGTCGGTATCCGAGCAATTGATGAAAAAAGTCGAGCGGCGGGTTGAGCTGGGCGATTTGCCCCGTGCCGATCTGCTACTGGCCAAAGGTGAGTATTTGCAGAACCGCGGACTGGTGACCCAGGCCGAAGCGGAAGTCATGCACAGCCGTAAGGCCTATTCCAGCCTGACAACGCTGGCACGGGTTCCGGCCAATTATCTGGAACGGCAAAGCGAGCTGAAAAGCATTATGCCTAGCCACCCGGTCCTGGAAGCGGTTAATGCCGTGATCGAACGTAAACGCGCCGAGGTGGAATGGATCAAAACTACGGATCCGATCAATCAGCCGAAGTTGAATATCGGCGCCAAGAGTACCCGGGATGGCCGCGACGGCCAGAATATCGAAAGTGCCGGCGTCGGCGTGGTGATGTTGTTCGGCGGCGATGCCTATAACGCGCCGGAGATCGCCAAGGCCAATCTGGAACTGAACAACGCCATGGCGCAGCGCGAACATTTATACCGCCAGCTGGAAAAGAATCTGCACGAGGCGGAACATGCGCTGGAGGTGACGCGGGCGGAATTGGCGATTGCCAACGAATTGAAGCAAATCGCCGAAACCCATTTGAAAATGACCGAAGTCAGCTTTTCGGCCGGCGAAATCAACTTGCTGGATCTGATCAAAATTCAGGCCCGGAGCCTGGAAGCGGTACGCAATGCCAAATTGCAGGAAGTGAAGTTGCAGCGCAATATCGCGTTTTATAACCAAGCGCTCGGAGTGCAGCCGTGAGAATGCCGGCCACACTGTTTTTATCGCTGTTGGCTGCCTCCGTCTTGGCGCAGGATGCGCAAATTCGGATGAGTCGGCAACAGATCGAGAATCTGGATATCAAAACCGCGCCGTTGGTTGCCAGTTCCAGCGTGCCGTTATTTTACGCGCCCGGAAAAGTCGTAACGCCGGCCGACCGCGAAGCGCTGGTCAGCAGCAGCCAGCCCGGTCTGGTGACGCATTTGGCGGCGAATATCGGCGACAGCGTACGCAAGGGCCAGGTTCTAGCCCAATTGCGCAGTCCGGAGTTGGTCGGCTTGCAACAGGGATATTTGGCTGCTGCCAGCGAGCTGAATTTGTCCGGGTTGGAACGCAACCGGGACCAGAAATTGTTGCAGGAAGGGGTTATCGCCGAACGGCGCTGGCAGGAGACCCAAACCCAGCATCAAAGCAAAGTGGCGCGCGCCGACGAGGCTAAGCAATTGTTGGTGCTTGCCGGCATGTCTGACGCAGAGATTAAAGCGTTGGCGCACACACGTAAACTGGACGATCGCTTGTCGATTCGGGCGCCGATCGACGGTGTGGTGTTGCAGCGTATGGTCAATCTGGGCGCGCGGCTGGATATCCAGGCCCCCCTATTCCGCATCGCCGATCTATCCGAATTATGGCTGGAAATCAGTATCCCGCAGGAACGCCTGAGCACGGTCAAGGTGGGTGATCGGGTCCGGTTGGAGTCGAGCGATGTGTCGGCAACCATCAGCTTGTTGGGGCAAAGCGTTAACGCGGACAATCAAACGGTATCGGCGCGGGCCGTGGTGGACGGCAAGCCGCAAAGTTTGCGGCTTGGGCAAAACGTCAATGTACAAATCCTGCAACAAGGTGCGACGACCGGCTTTACTGTGCCGAATTCGGCCTTGTCGCAAAACGAGGGCCGTAGTTACGTGTTCGTGCGTAACGATGACGGCTTTGCTGTGACCGAGGTCAGCGTCAATGGCAAGCAAGGTGACGAGTCACTGATCAGCGGCGCGCTGACCGGCAACGAACAAATCGCCGTCAAAGGCGCGGTGGCGTTGAAAGCCAATTGGTTGGGTTTGGGGAGCGATGAATAATGGCGGCATTGATTCGCTTTGCCCTGACCCAGCGCTTGTTGGTGCTATTGGGCGTACTACTGTTGATGGGCGGTGGCATTTATGCCTTTAAACAACTGCCGATCGACGCTTTTCCCGAGGTGTCGCCGACTCAGGTCAAGGTGATTGTCAAAGCTAACGGTATGACGCCGGAAGAGGTCGAAGCCCGGATCACCGCGCCGATCGAGGTGGAGTTGCTGGGAATTCCGCATCAAACCATGCTGCGTTCGCTGGCTAAATACGCGATTACCGACATCACCCTGGACTTCGAGGAAGGCACCGATATTTACTGGGCCCGACAGCAGGTGGCGGAACGCCTGAATGCCATGTGGGGCAATTTGCCCGACGGGGTGCAAGGCGGGATCGCGCCGATGACGACGCCGTTGGGCGAGATGTTCATGTTCGCGATCGAAGGCGGCGATCTTGATTTGATGCAGCGCCGGGAGTTGCTGGATTGGACCATCCGTCCGGCCTTGCGCACCGTTAAAGGCGTGGCCGACGTCAATGCCTTGGGCGGCTTGGTGCGCAGTTTCGAAGTGGTGCCGGACAACGTCAGAATGGCGGCGCGTAATATCGGCATCGAGCAATTGATGGCGGCTTTGGAAAAAAATAACCGTAACGATGGCGCCGGTAGGTTGACCGAAGGTGAAGAAGCGCTGATCGTCCGCGCCGACGGTCGCATCAAAAACGAACAGGATGTGAAATCGATCGTCGTGGAACAGCATGACGGCATGCCGGTGCGGGTGGAAGATATTGCCGAGGTGCGGATTGGAGCGCTGACCCGATACGGCGCGGTCAGTAAGGACGGCAGCGGTGAAGTGGTCACCGCTGTGGTGTTGGGCTTGCGCGGAGCCAATGCCAGATTGACCATCGAACAATTGGAACAGAAGCTGGCGCAGTTGCAGCCCAGTTTGCCCGAGGGTGTACATATCAATGTGTTCTATAACCGCGGAGTATTGGTGGCCAAAGCGGTAAACACCGTTGCCAAAGCTTTGGCCGAGGCCATCGTGCTGGTGGTCGTGTTGTTGATTTTGTTTCTGGGCGATATGCGTGCGGCGTTGACCGTGGCTTTGGCGCTACCGTTGGCGGCGTTGGCGACCTTCATCATGATGAATGTGTTCGGCATGTCGGCCAATTTGATGAGTCTGGGCGGCTTGGCGATTGCGATCGGGATGCTGGTCGACGGCGCGGTGGTCGTGGTCGAGAACGTCATCAGCCAGCTTGCGGACCACCGCAAGGCCGAGCGCCTACCGCGTTTACATATGATTTACCGGGCTAGCCGCGAAGTGGCGCTACCGGTGACTTCAGGCATTTTGATCATCGTCATCGTGTTTCTGCCGCTGCTGACCTTGCAAGGCTTGGAGGGCAAGTTATTCGGGCCGGTGGCGATGACCATCGTATTTGCTTTGAGCGGTTCGCTGGTATTGTCGTTGACGGTAATTCCGGTGCTGGCTTCGCTGTTGCTGAAGCAAGTTTCTCACGAGGAGCCTTGGTTGCCGCGCCAATTGCTGCGGTGGTATCAGCCGGTATTGGCCTGGTGTTTGAGTAACACCAGAAAAGTGTTCATCGGTGCCGGCGCCATGCTGGTGTTAAGTTTGATCGCGTTTACCCGGATCGGCAGTACCTTCATGCCGACC comes from the Methylomonas sp. EFPC3 genome and includes:
- the pstB gene encoding phosphate ABC transporter ATP-binding protein PstB, with translation MTTAQTKTHAIDISALNRDDRNASEKTETCIKVEDLNLFYGQKQALHSVNMEMPRRKVTAYIGPSGCGKSTLLRCINRMNDLVDGVSIQGKILLDGEDIYDKSVNVAALRRRVGMVFQKPNPFPKTIYENVAYGLRIQGINDRHILDEVVEKSLRGAALWDEVKNRLNDNALGMSGGQQQRLVIARAIAIEPEVILLDEPASALDPISTLKIEELINELKEKYTIVIVTHNMQQAARVSDYTAFMYMGELIEFGETSELFTNPAKKQTEDYITGRYG
- the phoU gene encoding phosphate signaling complex protein PhoU gives rise to the protein MDSSKIKQHISRQFNEEMEDIRNKVLSMGGLVEQQVDLATKAFMGYDMENAEKVVQQDQQVNDMEKDIDHECTEIMAKRQPAAFDLRMLIATIKIITDLERIGDEAARIAKMTMRLEGADYYQDKYYEIEHLLNLVKEMLNGALDAYARNDVEEVIAITEQDAKVDREYTSITRQLITQMMENPRNITRALDMLWAARALERIGDHACNVCEQVIYMVKGKDVRHMSREELERTVNAVR
- a CDS encoding ATP-binding protein, with amino-acid sequence MAIGALFSSGSIRRKIFAIAAFTALLTALLTLLLFLSTDYRHQKLKLLEQSRVLSKMLASNVSAAIVYRDPNTAEEILSALKEKTDVLDAYLFTEDRQLFAVYHNKAAAGRQQADSGLQDQFRRQFDQYLQQGKDHAFSSDTLELVVPVRVDQRRIGFVALHLSLAALQQSFRYTVLEALGAMALAILIAVLQARWLGAKISRPLLQLTANIEQISRDNTFDARLQVESKDETGVLIKTFNSMLDKLERQEHNKNALIVNLSQAKWEAERASRAKTEFLSRMSHEFRTPLNAVIGFSQLLAGDSEHPLNAEQQDSTRHILDAGLHLLDLVSELLDLAAVESGKLTLNIASVACRPLVAECLELIRRQAEARGIQITSRVPGQEILAAADRVRLKQCLLNLLSNAVKYNRPQGHITLGMELEKQRLRIWVADSGAGIAPEQFDLLFQPFSRFHHDQDLIEGTGIGLLLTKHMAELMGGELEVESRLGQGSKFTLVLNRAAEFGTGEPGH
- a CDS encoding YfiR family protein; the protein is MTAFMRRIALLILSAIVCTFSTPSPAQQFNETELKAAYLYNFAYFITWPEPAAPEFLFCSYANTPVTAILSRLIDGEKVHDRPIRLLIDPLPEQLHECHIVFIPVQQERVLATTLDYIHAFPVLTVSDIPDFDQRGGMVRLTTEDRRIQPVIHLQNVSRARLSVSSKLLRSSRIAE
- a CDS encoding TonB-dependent receptor; amino-acid sequence: MIGDIRSILLLCAAFSQTRQVHAGDESLDRLKTLSLQELTATTVSLAAKSQQTLQEAAAAAYVISNEEIRRSGMQSIPEILRKVPGLEVARVDANQWAITSRGFNGAFANKLLVMVDGRTVYDPFNSGVYWNEQDYPLEDIDRIEVIRGPGATMWGSNAVNGVINIVTRTAQESQGTLVSAGASHEEPGFGTLRYGGQLNPDLHYRVYGKYNHRDDFHFSDGSKASDNLDLGRAGFRSDWTPNAQETLTLQGDYFNGTMQQTLTGADAAMPDRMQKQGGNLLLRWQRTLANGNRVQIRSYFDHATRQQMRLDHRRDTFDFDVQHSFHWRSHATTWGAGYRFNSDQLTQKLALLTFDQARRDLHLFNLFAQDEWRPFGDAWRLIYGGKLEHNDFTGFELQPTARLLWSPDQQHSVWAAVSRAVRVPSRVEHDLNLLYNFAPGVTTNIRGGDSFKSETALSYELGYRFFPNRSFNLDTTLFYCDYARLSTTEPQTPIIGVGGVLIPYQIANMAQGETYGWETALNWRASEFWRLQGSYSLFGMAIHKDPQSLDSAAAIAEGNSPRQRFNLSAYINLPNQLEFDSHWYYTDRLANGVSAYHRLDLRLGWQPSLHLELAAGVQNLLDNRHLEFIPPQDNPVLSSEMERNYYLKATLRF
- a CDS encoding methyltransferase domain-containing protein, whose product is MMVAANSEQIKRRYDRLAPWFDSLEGILEGLLFRRLRKKLWSQAGGNHILEVGVGTGKNFGFYPDGARITGIDFSPKMLEQAQRKRQRQQIAVDLTQMDVQALDYADNSFDTVIASFVFCSVPKPRRGLKELYRVCKPGGQVLLLEHVLSSNRYMAFMMNLLNPLIVRTLGANINRETLKNVQACPFRNVYIDPASSDMIKLIRAVK
- a CDS encoding Tim44-like domain-containing protein, with product MNRKIGILATIFIALALTLGGIQEAQAKRMGGGKSFGSRPSYSAPYQRSTTPNDLGNQTARSASQTQAAAQNQAARQSWAGRGGMMGMLGGLALGGLLGSLFFGGAFEGLNLMDMLVFAGIAFLLYRLFAAKAGQQTAASGAFSQADSRREPQYYRENQTGNNGPAGFNTDVLFGNNKTGGGNGFQTAAPASALPAGFDQAAFLNGAEKAYRYLQAAWDNRDLAEIRGLTTDKVFAEIQQQLQASGESNRTEILSLKAELLEAREAGTEQEAAVLFESLIRENGGQPESVREVWHFVKPKNSSQTRWFLDGIQQIEE
- a CDS encoding TolC family protein, with protein sequence MTVYRHIQYGLPVLLLAALPCVAQTEESESPAPHSAMAADKLIVEHMDPIDTDPSLSLSGLVELTLEKYPDRLISEALTQEADALTERSDSWVAGSTALALDYFDDRVAADRGAREMSAKVEVTTWSWGQRDAGQAVAERAGLSAQKQSAAVKLEVTRLVREALWNMEVANIGLQQAQNALSVSEQLMKKVERRVELGDLPRADLLLAKGEYLQNRGLVTQAEAEVMHSRKAYSSLTTLARVPANYLERQSELKSIMPSHPVLEAVNAVIERKRAEVEWIKTTDPINQPKLNIGAKSTRDGRDGQNIESAGVGVVMLFGGDAYNAPEIAKANLELNNAMAQREHLYRQLEKNLHEAEHALEVTRAELAIANELKQIAETHLKMTEVSFSAGEINLLDLIKIQARSLEAVRNAKLQEVKLQRNIAFYNQALGVQP
- a CDS encoding efflux RND transporter periplasmic adaptor subunit; this encodes MPATLFLSLLAASVLAQDAQIRMSRQQIENLDIKTAPLVASSSVPLFYAPGKVVTPADREALVSSSQPGLVTHLAANIGDSVRKGQVLAQLRSPELVGLQQGYLAAASELNLSGLERNRDQKLLQEGVIAERRWQETQTQHQSKVARADEAKQLLVLAGMSDAEIKALAHTRKLDDRLSIRAPIDGVVLQRMVNLGARLDIQAPLFRIADLSELWLEISIPQERLSTVKVGDRVRLESSDVSATISLLGQSVNADNQTVSARAVVDGKPQSLRLGQNVNVQILQQGATTGFTVPNSALSQNEGRSYVFVRNDDGFAVTEVSVNGKQGDESLISGALTGNEQIAVKGAVALKANWLGLGSDE